Genomic segment of Bacteroides stercoris ATCC 43183:
TGTACATGGCTGCCGTTTACGCCGACACTCAGCATTGACCTGGGCATCCTGCTCGACCCCATATCGGTGATGATGCTGATTGTCATAAGTACCGTATCGTTCATGGTACACCTCTACTCTTTCGGCTATATGAAAGGCGAACGCGGCTTCCAACGCTACTACGCTTTCCTCTCGCTGTTTACGATGTCCATGCTCGGACTGGTGGTGGCAACCAATATCTTCCAGATGTATCTGTTCTGGGAGCTGGTGGGTGTGTCTTCCTACCTGCTGATAGGCTTCTACTACACGAAACCCGCAGCAATCGCCGCCAGCAAGAAAGCGTTTATCGTGACCCGCTTTGCCGACCTGGGCTTCCTTATCGGTATCCTGGTTTACGGTTACTATGCCGGAACCTACACCTTCCAACCCAATGAAATGGCCTTGCTGAAAGGCGGCGCTGCCATGATTCCGCTGGCGCTGGGACTGATGTTCATCGGCGGAGCCGGCAAGAGCGCCATGTTCCCGCTGCACATCTGGCTGCCCGATGCCATGGAAGGTCCTACTCCGGTGAGCGCACTGATTCATGCCGCTACGATGGTGGTGGCAGGCGTATACCTGGTGGCACGCATGTTCCCGCTGTTCATCGACTATGCGCCCCACGTGCTGCACCTCGTGGCCTATGTAGGCGCATTCACCGCATTCTATGCCGCCAGCGTGGCTTGTGTGCAGAGTGACATCAAGCGTGTACTTGCCTTCTCCACCATCTCGCAGATAGGCTTTATGATGGTAGCGCTCGGCGTATGTACATCCACAGACCCGCACGAAGGCGGACTGGGTTATATGGCAGGCATGTTCCACTTGTTTACGCACGCCATGTTCAAGGCGTTGCTGTTCCTCGGTGCAGGAAGCATCATCCATGCGGTGCACAGCAACGAGATGTCCGCCATGGGCGGCCTGCGCAAATACATGCCGGTTACGCACATCACCTTCCTGATAGCCTGCCTTGCCATTGCCGGCATTCCCCCGTTCTCCGGGTTCTTCTCCAAGGACGAGATACTGACGGCCTGCTTCCGGTTCAGCCCCGTTATGGGTTGGATTATGACGGTGATTGCCGCCATGACCGCATTCTATATGTTCAGACTGTATTACGGCATTTT
This window contains:
- the nuoL gene encoding NADH-quinone oxidoreductase subunit L, producing MEYTILILLLPLLSFLVLGLGGKWMSHRTAGLIGTAVLGAVAVLSYLTAIHYFTAPRLADGTFATLMPYNCTWLPFTPTLSIDLGILLDPISVMMLIVISTVSFMVHLYSFGYMKGERGFQRYYAFLSLFTMSMLGLVVATNIFQMYLFWELVGVSSYLLIGFYYTKPAAIAASKKAFIVTRFADLGFLIGILVYGYYAGTYTFQPNEMALLKGGAAMIPLALGLMFIGGAGKSAMFPLHIWLPDAMEGPTPVSALIHAATMVVAGVYLVARMFPLFIDYAPHVLHLVAYVGAFTAFYAASVACVQSDIKRVLAFSTISQIGFMMVALGVCTSTDPHEGGLGYMAGMFHLFTHAMFKALLFLGAGSIIHAVHSNEMSAMGGLRKYMPVTHITFLIACLAIAGIPPFSGFFSKDEILTACFRFSPVMGWIMTVIAAMTAFYMFRLYYGIFWGSSEPGLKSASDESHSHQHTPHESPLAMTVPLMFLAAVTIVAGFIPFGHFVSSNGEAYTIHLDWGVAGTSIAIAVISIAVATFMYKGEKQPVADALARRFNGLWTAAYHRFYIDEVYQFITHRIIFGCISRPIAWWDRHVVDGFFDFLAWGANATSDEIRGLQSGRIQQYTFVFLLGTLALILLLLL